The DNA segment TTTTTTTGTGCACGCCTAACAATCCAACTGGTGGATTAATTGAACAAAAAGATATTAGAACCATTCTTGAAAGTACTGATGCTCTGGTAGTTGTAGACGAAGCATACTGGGAGTTTTCAGGTAAAAACAATGTAAACCTTCTAGAGGAGTATGATAATCTTTTTATACTTAGAACTTTTTCTAAGGTAATGGGACTTGCTGGTATGAGGATCGGTTATGGGATAGGTCAAGAAAAATTCATAGAATACATGCACCGAGTTAAACCTGTTTTCAGCCTTATAAAACTATCTCATATAGCAGCATCAGCCACTTTAGATGATCCAGACTACCTTAAAGAGTCCACCGAATTATCTATTGAAAGTCGAGAATTTTTATATAATGAAATGTTGAAATTTCCTGAATTGAAAGTTTTTAAGTCATTTGCCAATTATATATTAGTTAACGTTCTCAATACTGGAATGAATTCCAAACAAATCACTGAAAAACTAATGCAAAATGGTATAATTGTTAGAGATTGTAGTTCTTTCCGCGGATTAGATGATTACTGGATTAGAGTAAGTGTCGCAACGATAAAAGAAGATGAGAAGTTTATTAACATCTTGCAAAGCATATTAGAATGATAAAATGGTGTGAAATCCCTACAAGTAGATGATATCACCGTAAAAACAAACCCATTTTCAGAAATTTTAAGATTCAAACTGCTGAATTTGATGGGGAAATAATTCAAGTAAATATGAAAAGTGGAACTTTGTTTCCATGAATCTATAAATAAAATAGAAGAAGATTAAATTATCTGTGAATTTATCTTACAAATTCGTACCATCGTAAACATTTACTATTCAAATATTGTTCATATCCTACTCAATTTATCTAATCATCAAATCGGAGGGTGTTAAATACCAATCTTGTTATTTGGAAGCCGCCACTTGGGTTTAATAACCGGTGACAAAACAACCACCATAAGAAAGATCTGGAAAACCCCATTATCACCAGGGGATCGTCTTCATTGCTACTGGAATTTAGTATCCAAGGAACGGGAAAAGCTTTTTGAAGCAGAAGTGACAGATGTAGAAGTAGTTAAGTTCGCTGATCTGATTCAAAACGATGCGTTGGCCCGTGAAGAAGGTTTTAAAAATGCTTCGGAATTAGAATCTGAGTTCCGGAAGATGTATCCTGAACATGTTAATGATGAATCACTTTATCAAGTGATAAGGTTTTTCAAACTACCTATTGAAGAGTGGGAAGGAACTCAGATCAATGAAAAAGCCATGATCACCAAAAGAGCCGATATTTTTTTTGATATTGGAAAATTTGATAAATCAGTGATATGTTACACTGCAGCCTTAAAAATTGACCCTAATGATGTTTATCTTTTAAATAAAAAAGGAGACAATCTTTCACGATTGGGAGAATTTAATGAAGCTCTAAAATGCTATGATCAAGCCTTAATTAAAGAACCAAATAATGAATATATCTGGAATAACAAAGCAATAGCTCTTTTAAATTCAAATAAACCAATAGATGCACTTAAAGCTAGTGACAAAGCTATGGAAATTAATGATAGCAATTTAGTGGTCTTATATTGGAGAGGTTTTATTTTTGAAATGTTAGAACAGTACGATAAAGCACTGGAATGTTACGATCAAATTTTAAAATTGAATCCAGATAACAGTGAGGCTTGGAATGCCAAAGGAAACCTTTTAACCCAAATTGATCGTGCAGAAGATGCGTTAGAATGTTATGATCGCTCTTTAGAGCTTTGTTTAGAAAGTGATCCTGATGCTTCCACTTGGAATCGAAAAGGAAACGCATTGATGGAGTTAAATCGTTTTAAAGAAGCATTAGAATGTTATAATAGTGCACTTTCTCTCGAACCAGAAAATGAAGTTTTTTTAAGTAATAAAGGCGTTGCGTTCATGGAATTAAACCATTTTGAAAAAGCAATGCAGTGTTTTAGAAAAGTTCTAATTATTAACCCTGAAAATGATGATGCCCAAATTTTGTTAGATGAATGCTTGGATAATCTTTAATCAAATTTTAAACCAATATTTTAAATTCATAAAACATCATGACAAAAAAAAGAAAAATCTAGTTTTTTAACTTTTTCCACTTAATAAACCTCCAATAGCTCCGCCGACACCCATTAAAACTATGTTAACAATTAATGAAGCAATTAAAATTGTTATGCCGGTTGTTAAACCTGCTGCAAAACCAGCAAGCCCAGCAAAAATAGTTCCCCCAATTATGAGTAATATTGCCAAAACAATGGATCCAAATGAACCAGCAACTGTTGCATTCCACAATCCCCCGATTATGCCTTCATGGACCCAGTATCCAACTATAAATCCTGATATAAATAATCCAAGGTTAACACCCCAATATTCATTAACATATATTCCAAATAAATTGCCAAGAACTAGAGCTAAAATAAAACCTACAACTACCGGTCCCCATTTCACCATTGTCATTCCCCCTGTTTTTGTGATTACAATTATTGGCACCTAAATACATCATTACTACTACACTAAATATTTAGATCCAAAGAATATTAAAATTTACGGAAGATTTAGTGAAGAAATGGTGCACCAAACATAGCCTTGTCTTTAAATTTTTGAAAATATAACATCCGAAAAATGTTATATTCATCCCACTGTTATGACCAAGCTGATGATTTCACTATTTCATCAGTACAGTGCCAACAGAAATTCTCATCATTCGAACTTTTAAAATCCCCTTTCCGAGCTTTAATCATAAACTAGTGGTGATCATATTCCATTTTTTCCCTCTCCCACTATTCACTAAATGTTTTATTTCAACACTACAGAATTACAAAAAAATCCAAAATATAAAATGTTGAAAAAATAGTTAGATGTTAATTAATACTATAAGGAGATTAAAATCTTTTTTCTTGAAAAAAAAGGCATTTTGATCGCCAGGAACAATTTCCACATATTTCATTAACTGTCTGCCCATCTAAATTTTTAGTAATCAATGAAATCTGTGAAGCAGAAACAATTGATCCTTCTTCAATTTTTAAGTTTTGGAGTACTAATGAATCCAAAAACATAACACTATTAGGGGATGATGACTCAGCATTGCATATCCCTTTATTATTATGAGGACAACATTCACAGATTAAATCAGCACCATTTACAATTTTAATAAAAGAAAAAGGGTTTTTTAGGATTTGTTCAGTAATTTTAGCCATGTTATCGGTGAATTCTTTACTGTAACCAAATCCCTGGAATCCCTGAATGCAGAGAAGGTGGTGGGCCCTGATCCTTAAAGGCTTAGAACCAACGCCATTTTCGACGTTTTTAACCATGAACAAAAAACCTCTGATAAGTTCTAGGTTTTAATATTCTTCTTTAGGAGTTATGGCTTTAGTAAGAGCAACTGCTCCGCCTATTTTCACCAAGTCACCCAAAACAAATGGTAAAAACCCCATGCTTAATAATGTTAAAACTGTAGGAAAGCTTCCTTCAACTATGTACATCCATAATCCCAATCCTAAAAGTCCAGGAATATAAATTAGAGCGAAATTGGCCAGGGAAATTAATCCCAGCATTGAATGGAAGTTACGGGATTCAGTGTATTTATCAGTGAAGTGACCCAAGAAAAGTGCAGCTAGAACAAAGCCAATAAAGTATCCGCCAGTTGATCCTAAAAAGATGCTGTAACCCCCGGTTAACCCAGCAAACCAGGGCACGCCTAATAAACCTATTGTCAAATAAATAAGTAGGCTGATTCCACCCCACCAACGTCCCAAAACCACACCTGCCATTAAAACAGCGAAGGTTTGAGCAGTGATGGGTACAGGAGTCCAAGGTAAGGGTATTATAACTTGTGCCATGATTCCAGTTATGCATGCCATGAAAAAGGCCATGAACACCTTATTTACCAGTGAAGTATTAGAACGCCATGCGAAAAGCGAGTATCTTTTCTGAAAATAATTTTCAATACTGATTTCCATTTTATCACTCCCATGCATGTTTAACAGTTTTATTGTGTTTCAAATTTATTAAGTCATTTAATTATATCTTCAAGAATTTAAATAGCAGATATGCTAATATGGCTGCTTTAATCACTTAATAATTCAAATGTTTAAAAAATCATTGCAACTTTTAATAAAGCTTTATAAATCTCCTTTACTACTTAGATTCAATGATTAATATATACTTATCCTAAGTTTAAATTACCTGCATTAAAAGATTTAAATTGAAAAATGGAAAAAATTAAAGAAAATTTAACAAATCGGATTTACAAGAAAATTCTGGTCCAAAATTGTATCATTCAATTGCATCTATCTAATTATCGATTTTAAATTCACCATACATTCCCATTGTATTAATAATAATATATTTATTGAATTGAAAAATATTTAAAGTAAAAATATTATTTTAAGTGCATTTTCCCCCATTGAACGTAGCAGAATTATTTTTAATTGGTCATAACTCCATTCACTAATTCACTAATACGCATTATTACAACACGATAAGGTGCATTATTGTAATGAGTCCATCTTTTATTGAATTATTACTTCATTTATTAGTTTTTTGATTTTTTTACGAGAATCCTGTAGTAATTTTTCACCATTGACGGTTATTTTATAATATTTCCTTATTTTTCCACGAACATTTTTTTTCCTACTTTTCAAAAAGCCTTCCTTTTCGAGAGAATGTAAAATTGGATAGATTGTACCAGGACTCACTTGGTAACCTAATTTTTTAAGTTCATCAATCATTTGAACTCCGTAAATTTCTTTTTTACTTGCACGATAAAGAATGTGAATCCTAATAAATCCCAGGAAGAATTTTCTATTTAACATAAATTCTGTACCCCTACTATTTTGATATCTATTTTCGATATTTAATTTAGATATCGAGTTTAGATATCTTATATTGATATTAACATATAAAATTTTTCTAATTTTTTCATGAAAAAAAATTAAACCCATACAACCTCAATTGAATAATTAAAATGTAAGCAACATAAGGATATGTTTGGTAGCCATATTATATTAATATATTTTTATATTTATTTAATAAAAGAATAATTAAATTCTATTTTTAAACCATATTCTCTAATCATAAAACACACAATGGTTAAAATATAAATAAGTTGAATTCCTTAAAAAGACGAAACAGCACTAATATTTGATGAATACCCCCTAATACCGCTAAAAATGAATTAAAAAGCTTTAAATTTCTTATAAATATTATAGGGATATTTAATTGAATATTAACAGTTCAAAACAACCACACTTGAACCTCACTTGCGTTTTTATAATTTTAAAGATAATTTATGCAATGATTCGTTGAAACTGATCGTTGAAAGATCAAAACCATTCCAAGCATTCAAAACATAAAATGCCGGAACATCAAAACCTTCATCAACCGTACTTTTGATAATCTTTATAAGCACGTAACCCTGAAATTGCCATATTTTAAAATAAGTTTTTACTCGTAAATCCCATGATTTAACTTATATTAATAATAACAATGTTAAAGCATTATTAAACTAATTTAGCACGATCATAAACATTCTTGAGTGTTTCCATATCTACACTGGTGTATATTTGAGTTGTTGATAGGTTAGAGTGGCCTAAGAGTTGTTGAATAGCACGGATATCCACACCATTTTTTAACAAATGTGTGGCAAAGGAATGCCGTAATATATGAGGAGTTACCTTCTTTTTTATGCCTGCAACCCTAGCATAGTCTTTTATCATCATTTGAACATAACGAGGGGTAAGATGGTTCCCTCTACGATTGACAAAAATATATTCACTGTCACAAGATCGTTTTTGAATATATTCTACCAATATTTCACGAGTAGCATCATCAAACAGGACAATTCTGTCTTTTTCACCCTTACCTCTGATTCGAATGGTTCTTTCATCAATATCAACGTGGTTAAGTTCTAAAGTGACTAATTCAGATACTCTCAAACCAGAAGAATATAAGAGGGCCAATATAAGTTTATTTCTGAGCTTTAAAGATTCAGATGATGGGGAATCTGAGTCCATGGGATGGTAACTATCTAGAGCATTTATGAGGGTTTTAACTTCATCCTCATTAAGAGATTTAGGGAGTGATTTGGTTCTTTTTGGAGTTTTCACCTCTTCAAGGATGTGAACCCCCCCAAATTCGAAAAATTTTTTTACCACGACTGTAACCAAGTAGATATAATTTTGTGACACTTTTTTTTCACGCTTTAAATGGCGTATGAAACGTTTGAAGCCCCTTAAAACTTGTTTTTCATTTTTTAGTTCTTTTTCGTCTTTCAAAAAATTGTGAAAATTTCTGATTATAGAGCGGTATGTTTTGATGGTATTATGGGAGTAGTTTCGTATTTCCAATTCAAAAAGATAATCTTCCATCATTTCCAGAAGATCATAAACTTCCAAAAAATTCTTCTCATTGGGGTAATTAGAAGTCTTACCTTCCAATTTTTCAAAATTGTTTGGATCTTCATGGGATAGTTTCCAGTTTCCCTTAGAATAATGGGTCATATTATCAATAATTAATTTTTTATAATTTTAAACCAACTTTAGGCTCTGTATATAAGAATATTTCTAATAAAATAATTAAATCTTTCCATTCTTCATCTAATATATACAAAATAGGATAATTTTTATAATAATAACTTTGACAGTAGATTAAGAAAAATAATAGTTAATATTAATTAGTTAATATCAAATATAATAAATAAAAAGAATGCTAATCCAAAATTATTTCTGGATCAGCCATTTTATGAAAAGATTCTAAAAAATTATTGGCAAAAATATATAGATTATCTGCCTGTAATAATTTTCAGAGGACTTGGTTTTTTAACCACTTCACTCATTCGAACAGCAACAATCTGTTTTACTCCTTTATCTTTGGCAATATCAATTAGCCTTTGACTTACAACACCATCAAAGACAATTGCATATGCACCTTCATTTTGTAAAGTTTTGAGTTCTTCATAAAGGGATTCTACTTTAACTTCCTTAAGAATGTTAAGAGCATCATCCAGGATTTCTGCGTTTCCTGAACCTTCCACATCTTTCAGTATTCCTTTAAGTAACTTGATCTTGTCAGGAGTTTTATCTGCTGCTTTTTTCTCAGGTTTATCCAGTTTTATCCCCATGTCATGGTAAATTTGTTCCACTGGTATTTTATCCCTTAAAGCTACCATAACTTCATCTTTGGTGAGATCTTCGACTTCTTTACCCCGGGGAGCTCTGGTTACATAATCTAGTTCCCCTACTTGGAGAAGTTCCTTTAAAATAAGGTCCCCGCCACGATCTCCATCTAAAAATGCAGTTACGGTCTTTTTCTTTGTTAATTCAGCCACAGTTTTTGGTACGCTAACTCCTTCAACTGCTATTGCATTTTTAACACCGTATCTAAGTAAGTTTAGAACATCAGCGCGTCCTTCCACAACAAGTATTGCATCAGAAGAAGCTACATTAGGACCGGCTGGGAGTTTATCATGTCCAAAATCAGTGATTTCGTGTATGCGCATGGCTTCTTTAACTTCTTCAATCATTTTGAGGCTTTCAGGAGTGACTTCTTCCATCATTCCTTTGTAAAGTTCCTTAGCACGGTCCACTACTTTCCTTCTTTTTACAGCCCTTACATCTTCTACTTTGTTAACTTGGATGTAGGCTTCGCATGGTCCAACTCGGTTTATGGTCTCCAATGATGCAGCTAAAATAGCAGTTTCCACCCGGTCCAAACTGGACGGGATAACTATTTCTCCTTTGGATCTGCCTGCTTTTGAGTTAATATTAACTTTAATTCGGCCAATTCGGCCAGTTTTTTGTAGTTCTCTTAAATCCAGATCGTTACTGAGAAGACCTTCT comes from the Methanobacterium sp. genome and includes:
- a CDS encoding histidinol-phosphate transaminase, producing MVKIKKTVMELDPYVPGRSNDDLARAYGLDPANIIRMGSNENPLGPSPHAIKTLEKSLHLINTYPESNIDDLKNKIASYSGVNPEQIIVGGDGADEILDVLAKTLIEPGDEYIVHSPTYMYYEFTFSIYGATPIYARWNVEKNCLDVKSVLKAISTKTKVIFLCTPNNPTGGLIEQKDIRTILESTDALVVVDEAYWEFSGKNNVNLLEEYDNLFILRTFSKVMGLAGMRIGYGIGQEKFIEYMHRVKPVFSLIKLSHIAASATLDDPDYLKESTELSIESREFLYNEMLKFPELKVFKSFANYILVNVLNTGMNSKQITEKLMQNGIIVRDCSSFRGLDDYWIRVSVATIKEDEKFINILQSILE
- a CDS encoding tetratricopeptide repeat protein, translating into MPILLFGSRHLGLITGDKTTTIRKIWKTPLSPGDRLHCYWNLVSKEREKLFEAEVTDVEVVKFADLIQNDALAREEGFKNASELESEFRKMYPEHVNDESLYQVIRFFKLPIEEWEGTQINEKAMITKRADIFFDIGKFDKSVICYTAALKIDPNDVYLLNKKGDNLSRLGEFNEALKCYDQALIKEPNNEYIWNNKAIALLNSNKPIDALKASDKAMEINDSNLVVLYWRGFIFEMLEQYDKALECYDQILKLNPDNSEAWNAKGNLLTQIDRAEDALECYDRSLELCLESDPDASTWNRKGNALMELNRFKEALECYNSALSLEPENEVFLSNKGVAFMELNHFEKAMQCFRKVLIINPENDDAQILLDECLDNL
- a CDS encoding DUF5518 domain-containing protein, producing the protein MVKWGPVVVGFILALVLGNLFGIYVNEYWGVNLGLFISGFIVGYWVHEGIIGGLWNATVAGSFGSIVLAILLIIGGTIFAGLAGFAAGLTTGITILIASLIVNIVLMGVGGAIGGLLSGKS
- a CDS encoding DUF1284 domain-containing protein yields the protein MVKNVENGVGSKPLRIRAHHLLCIQGFQGFGYSKEFTDNMAKITEQILKNPFSFIKIVNGADLICECCPHNNKGICNAESSSPNSVMFLDSLVLQNLKIEEGSIVSASQISLITKNLDGQTVNEICGNCSWRSKCLFFQEKRF
- a CDS encoding biotin transporter BioY, with the translated sequence MEISIENYFQKRYSLFAWRSNTSLVNKVFMAFFMACITGIMAQVIIPLPWTPVPITAQTFAVLMAGVVLGRWWGGISLLIYLTIGLLGVPWFAGLTGGYSIFLGSTGGYFIGFVLAALFLGHFTDKYTESRNFHSMLGLISLANFALIYIPGLLGLGLWMYIVEGSFPTVLTLLSMGFLPFVLGDLVKIGGAVALTKAITPKEEY
- a CDS encoding helix-turn-helix transcriptional regulator — protein: MLNRKFFLGFIRIHILYRASKKEIYGVQMIDELKKLGYQVSPGTIYPILHSLEKEGFLKSRKKNVRGKIRKYYKITVNGEKLLQDSRKKIKKLINEVIIQ
- a CDS encoding tyrosine-type recombinase/integrase, whose amino-acid sequence is MTHYSKGNWKLSHEDPNNFEKLEGKTSNYPNEKNFLEVYDLLEMMEDYLFELEIRNYSHNTIKTYRSIIRNFHNFLKDEKELKNEKQVLRGFKRFIRHLKREKKVSQNYIYLVTVVVKKFFEFGGVHILEEVKTPKRTKSLPKSLNEDEVKTLINALDSYHPMDSDSPSSESLKLRNKLILALLYSSGLRVSELVTLELNHVDIDERTIRIRGKGEKDRIVLFDDATREILVEYIQKRSCDSEYIFVNRRGNHLTPRYVQMMIKDYARVAGIKKKVTPHILRHSFATHLLKNGVDIRAIQQLLGHSNLSTTQIYTSVDMETLKNVYDRAKLV
- a CDS encoding DNA primase; translation: MGTKEEISTTKYLIHAQINANGIVEKPDVVGAIFGQTEGLLSNDLDLRELQKTGRIGRIKVNINSKAGRSKGEIVIPSSLDRVETAILAASLETINRVGPCEAYIQVNKVEDVRAVKRRKVVDRAKELYKGMMEEVTPESLKMIEEVKEAMRIHEITDFGHDKLPAGPNVASSDAILVVEGRADVLNLLRYGVKNAIAVEGVSVPKTVAELTKKKTVTAFLDGDRGGDLILKELLQVGELDYVTRAPRGKEVEDLTKDEVMVALRDKIPVEQIYHDMGIKLDKPEKKAADKTPDKIKLLKGILKDVEGSGNAEILDDALNILKEVKVESLYEELKTLQNEGAYAIVFDGVVSQRLIDIAKDKGVKQIVAVRMSEVVKKPSPLKIITGR